ACGGCCTGCGCGGAGTCGGCAAACTGGGTACGAATGCCCCTCGTCGTCCGAACGAAATCCATGTGGATCTGTCGGGCGGCCTGGCGTCCGCCCTGACACTGGATCAAATCCGCAGCCTGCTCCAGTGGGTGCATAAGCAGCAAGGACATGTGACGCGGATCGACTGTGCCCTGGATGACCGAGCGGGCACGGTGCCGGTCCCGACCATTCGAGAAGCCGTCGCTGCCGGTCAGTGTGTGACTCGGGCGGCTCAGGTCCGGCATATCGTCTCGAACCTGACGCATGGGACCGGAGCGACGACGGGCGAGACGATGTACTTCGGCAGTCCGCAGAGTCAGACCTTGCTGCGGATTTATGACAAACGGCTCGAACTTCAGAGCAAAGGACAAGAAAACTGGCAGGAGTATGGGACTCGATGGGAATTAGAGCTCAAGAAGGACCGGGCCGAGCAGTGTGCCCGAGCATTGGCCACGTTAGACGAAGCCGATTGGAAGGAGTTGGTAGTCGGCCTCCTGCGATCGTATGTGGACTTCCGGCAGATCCCGAAAGATGCCGAGGATGAAGAACGGTACCG
This genomic interval from Fimbriimonadaceae bacterium contains the following:
- a CDS encoding replication initiation factor domain-containing protein; protein product: MDSGFTLTIDWLAFTVLASNPQETMRVLGGDWSKAKGGFRGYPLSWMRVDGLRGVGKLGTNAPRRPNEIHVDLSGGLASALTLDQIRSLLQWVHKQQGHVTRIDCALDDRAGTVPVPTIREAVAAGQCVTRAAQVRHIVSNLTHGTGATTGETMYFGSPQSQTLLRIYDKRLELQSKGQENWQEYGTRWELELKKDRAEQCARALATLDEADWKELVVGLLRSYVDFRQIPKDAEDEERYRAPVLEWYALLTEGFQKGRLAQEQQVQTLQNVKRWVSDTLTPMLAVICATPGGEEWLLNEIVRGISRWKDRHRSLLKQPNRFHTSSAGDHAGSPW